A single region of the Gilliamella apis genome encodes:
- the ybeD gene encoding DUF493 family protein YbeD: protein MQQTKLNELLDFPCSFTYKVMGEAKPELVDKVVSVIQRHAPGDYTPSIKPSSKGNYHSVSITINATHIDQVENLYKELGEIDIVRMVL from the coding sequence ATGCAACAAACAAAATTAAATGAATTATTAGATTTCCCTTGTTCTTTCACTTATAAAGTAATGGGTGAAGCAAAACCAGAATTAGTTGATAAAGTTGTATCCGTGATTCAACGTCATGCACCAGGGGATTATACGCCGTCGATCAAACCAAGTAGTAAAGGTAATTATCATTCAGTATCCATTACCATTAATGCAACCCATATTGATCAGGTAGAAAATCTATACAAAGAATTAGGTGAAATCGATATCGTAAGAATGGTTTTATAA